The DNA window TTCTGGAAGATCCGGCCGATCCCACTTCGCCCAATCGCGGCGGAGACGGCGATGGCGTGGCGGAGATCAGCGATATCCAGAACCGCTGCGACAATGTTCCCGCCGGGGAGCAGGGACCGGGTTTCTGCCAGCTGAGCGCGGCGCGTCAGGCCGAATTCGCCGCCGGCCTGACCGGCGACGTCTACCTCGATCGATCGGACGAAACCTACGATCACTGGCTGCCCAGCTTCAATGCCCGTCTGAATTTGAACAACGGCATTGTGCTGCGCGCGGCTGTGTCGAAGGGCATTTTCCGACCCGATCTCTCGGCCTTCCGCACCGGCGGCTTGGTGTTCGACAACACCAACAACCTTGTGCAGGGCGGCACCACGGATACCGGCGCGTTGTTCGGCCTCAACACCGGCAACCGCTCTTTGCGTCCGGTCGAAAGCTGGAACTACGACATTTCGGCGGAATGGTATTTCGACGATGTCGGCTCGCTGACCGTTGCCCTGTTCGCCAAGGATATCTCCAACCAGGAGGTCAGCGGCGCCACGGTGCAGGAACTGACCAGCCCGCAAGGAAACGCGATCGACGTGCTGATCAACGGCCCGGTCAATTCCGACAGCAGCACGCTGAAGGGGGCGGAACTTGCCTTCCAGGATACGTTCGACTTCCTGCCGGGGGCGCTCGCTGGCTTCGGCACGCAGCTGACCTACACCTATGTCGATGGTGGTGCGTTCAACAACAACAATATCGGAGCGGAACGCAGCCCGTTTGCGAACAACCTGCCGCTGACGGGGATTTCCGAGCACACCGTCAACGCCGTGCTGTTCTACGAGATGTACGGCTTCTCGGCCCGCGCGGCTTACAACTGGCGGTCCGAATATCTGTTGACCACGCGCGACGTGATCTTCCCGTTCCAGCCGATCTTCAACGAGGCCACGGGCCAGCTCGATGCGTCGATTTTCTACGACGTCACCGACCAGATCAAGGTCGGTGTCCAGGGGGTCAACCTGCTCGACGAGGTCACGCGCACAAGCCAGGTGTTCGACTTCGACCAGACGCGCGTCGTTCGCTCGGCCTTCCGCAACGACCGCCGCTTCACCTTCCTGGTGCGCTTCGACTTCTGATCGGACGCACTATCGAAGCAAGCATCGCGGGCTCCGTTCTGAAGGACGGGGCCCGTTTGCTTTTGCGGCCCGATCCCATAAGAGCGGTGCGGGCCGCAAAAGCCGGACAACAGACGGGGAATGATGCATGGCGCGTCGCCGCCAATCGGTAACCATCAAGCATGTCGCGGCCGATGCCGGTGTCTCGCTCCAGACCGTGAGCCGGGTCATCAACAACGAGCCCAATGTGCGTCCGGCGATGAAAGAGCGCGTGCAGGCGAGCATCGACAAGCTCGGCTACGTCCCCTCGATCGCCGCCCAGCGGATGAGTGGATCGCGGTCCTACCTGATCCTCGCCCTGAACGATCGCGAACGCACGATCGCGGAATGGACCGCACGCGAAGGCGGCGACTGGGTCGACCAGATGCTTCTGGGCGGAATGCTCAAGGCCGCCGAGCACGGCTATCGCATGTTGATCGAGCTGGTCGACACGCATGACGACCATATCGAACGCGAACTCGGCGCGGCGCTTTCCGCCCTCCACCCCGACGGGGTGGTGCTGACCCCGCCGCACTCGGAAAATCCGCAGATCATCGGCCTGCTCGCCGAACACGGGATCCGCTTTGCCCGGATCGGATCGAAGGCCGACGGACCGGGCATCGCCTTGACGATGGACGACGAAGGCTCCGCCGCCGACGCCACCCGCCATCTGGTCGAACTCGGCCACAAACGGATCGGCTTCATCGCCGGGCCGGAGGAATACAGTCTTTCCGACTGGCGCATCGATGGCTGGCGCGCAGCGATGGACGAAGCGGGCCTGCCCACCGACGGCCTCTGCCGCCGCGGCGATTTCGGCTATGACAGCGGCGTGCGCGCCGCGCGCGAATTGCTCGCCCTGGATCGGCGCCCGACCGCGATCATCGCCTCGAGCGACCACATGACCCTCGCCACGCTCGAAACCGCGCGCGAAAGCGGGCTCGACGTGCCGCGCGATCTCTCGCTCATCAGTTTCGACAACACGCCTATCGTGCGCTTCACCAATCCACGCCTGACCGCGATCGACCAGCCCATCGCTGCGACCATCGCCCGCGCGGTCGAATTGCTGATTGACCGCGACGCCGAGCCACCCGCTCAGCCTGTGACGATTTCGGGTGAGCTGCGTATCCGCCAATCGACCGCCGCGCCCCTTTCCGATGACTGAGACCTCCGGCGATCTGGATCGCCAATCGCTGCGATTCCTGTGGCTATACGCGCTTGCGAGCGCCGGCGGGGCGGTGGCCTATGTGCCTTTTCTCACGATCCTGTTGCCGGTCCGGATGAGCGAGCTTTCGGGCGGGGACGATGTCGCCCCCCTCGCCTACGCCGCATTTGCCGGCGCGGTGATTGCCAGCCTCGCGAATATCGCGTTCGGCTGGCTGTCCGACCGCAGCGGCAACCGCAAGGCGTGGATCGCGACCGGCCTCGTCCTGTGCTCGCTCCTGCTCGTCTCGGTGCAGGCGACCCACTCGCTGGCCGAACTGATCGGCGTGATCGTGGTGTGGCAATTGGCGCTCAACTTGATGCTGGCCCCGCTGGCGGCGTGGGCGGGCGACATGGTGCCCGACCGGCAGAAGGGCCTGCTGGGCGGTTTGCTGGCCTTCTCGCCGGCGGCGGGCGCGGCAGCGGGCGCGCTGGTGACCTGGCCGGGCCTGGCCGGAGCCGACACACGGTTGGAGCTGGTCGCCTTGCTGACGATCGCGATGGTCCTGCCGGTGCTGGTCACGGGCTATGACCGACCGATGCCGCATCTGATGACGCGATCGAGCGAACTCTCCGACGCACCGCGTCCTTCGCGCGGTTTGATCGGACGGATGTGGATCGCGCGCCTGCTGGTGCAGATCTCCGAAGCGGCGCTGTTCGCCTATCTGCTGTACTGGTTCCGCTCGATCGATCCGAGCGTGACCGACAGCGACACCGCACGCGTGTTCAGCATCGTGCTCGTCGCCGCGGTACCGTTGTCGCTGCTGACCGGTCGGTGGTCCGATCGCACCGATCGCCCGATCCTGCCGCTGGCGAGCGCTGCTGGCCTGTCGGCCATCGGCCTGCTCGTGATGGCGCTGTCGGATACGCTAGCGCTGGCGATGACGGGCTATGTTCTGTTCGGACTGGTCGCGGCGGTCTTCCTGGCGCTGCATTCGGCCCAGACGCTGCGGGTTCTGCCCCGGCCAGAGACACGCGGACGCGATCTGGGCCTGTTCAACCTTACCAACACCACGCCGTCGCTCATCATGCCGCTGTTGACGCTGGGGCTGGTGCCGGGATTCGGTTTCGACGGGCTGTGGCTGGTGCTTGCGGGGCTCGCGCTGATGGCCTGCCTGCTGCTGGCAACGGCACGCCGCGCGGCCTGACACAAACCCATTGCTGGGCGCTTGATTTCGCCGCGCCACCGTGCCAATCCTCCCGCTTGGGAACGTTCTCATAAAGAGAACACGGAGAGGAATTCTTACATGCTCGATCGTCTGCTTCTGTCCGGAGCGTGTCTCGCGCTTGCCGCCTGCGCGGCACAGCCTGCCGGGATCGCCAGTCCGGCGGACACTACCACCGCCACCATGTCCGAAGACGCGCGGATCGCCGATCTCGTCTCGCGGATGACGCTGGAGCGCAAGATCGGGCAACTGATCCAGCCGCAGATCAATTCGTTTACCGCAGAGGATATGGAGCGCTATCGCTTCGGCAGCTACCTCAATGGCGGCAATGGCGGCCCCTACGGCGATGAATTCGCTCCGGCTTCGGAATGGCTGAAACTGGCCGACGAAATGTGGGAAGCCTCGGTCAAGCCGCTGCCGAACGGCGAACCGGCGATCCCGACCATGTGGGGCACCGATGCCGTGCACGGCCACACCAATGTGATCGGCGCGACGATCTTTCCGCACAATATCGGCCTGGGCGCGACCCGCGACGCCGATCTCGTGCGCCGGATCGGCGCCGCAACGGCAGCGGAAATCCGCGCCACCGGGATCGAGTGGAATTTCTCCCCCACCGTCGCCGTCGCACGCGACGACCGCTGGGGGCGCACCTATGAAAGCTATTCCGAAGACCCGCAGATCGTCGCCCGGATGGGCGCCGCGCTGGTCGAAGGCCTGCAGGGCCGCCAGGGCTCGGCCGAATTCCTCGACGGCAACCATGTGGTCGCCACCGCCAAGCACTTCTTCGGCGATGGCGGGACCGAACGCGGCGTCGACCAGGGCGACGTCAACGGCGACATCGAAGAGCTGAAGGCGATCCACGCCGTACCCTATCCCGCCGCGATCGCAGCCGGGGTGCAGACCATCATGGCGAGCTTCAACTCGATCAACGGGCGCAAGATGCACGGCAACGAAGCGTTGCTCACCGGCGTGCTGCGCGGCGAACTGGGCTTCGAAGGCCTGGTGGTGGGTGACTGGAACGGCCACGGCCAGATCCAGGGCTGCACCAACGACGATTGCGCACAAGCGCTGCTTGCCGGGCTCGACATCTACATGGTGCCCGACGACTGGAAGACGCTGACCGAAACGCTGGTCGCGCAGGTCCGCGACGGAACCATCCCGATGGCGCGAGTCGACGAAGCGGTCACCCGCGTGCTGCGCGTCAAGGCGCGTGCCGGATTGCTCAATGCGCCCAAGCCGTCCGAGCGCCTGCTCGGCGGCGACTGGGGCGTGGTCGGATCGGATGCGCACCGCGCGATCGCGCGCGAAGCGGTCGCCAAGTCGCAGGTGATCTTGAAGAACAACGGCGTGCTGCCGCTGAAGCGCGGGGCCAACGTCCTCGTCGCGGGTCGTGCGGCCGACAGCATTGCGCAGGCCGCAGGCGGCTGGACGCTGACCTGGCAGGGCGGCACCGAGCTGGAGGACGACATGTTCCCCGGTGCAACCTCGATCTGGGAAGGCATCGAAGATGCGGTCGAAGGCAGCGGCGGCAAAGCCATGCGCTCGACCGACGGCAGCTATGGCGACAAGCCCGATGTCGCGATCGTCGTGTTCGGCGAGAAACCCTATGCCGAATTCGCTGGCGACCGGAAGGATCTCGCTTTCCGTGACGAGGAAGGCCTCGACCTGCTG is part of the Alteriqipengyuania halimionae genome and encodes:
- a CDS encoding glycoside hydrolase family 3 protein, whose amino-acid sequence is MLDRLLLSGACLALAACAAQPAGIASPADTTTATMSEDARIADLVSRMTLERKIGQLIQPQINSFTAEDMERYRFGSYLNGGNGGPYGDEFAPASEWLKLADEMWEASVKPLPNGEPAIPTMWGTDAVHGHTNVIGATIFPHNIGLGATRDADLVRRIGAATAAEIRATGIEWNFSPTVAVARDDRWGRTYESYSEDPQIVARMGAALVEGLQGRQGSAEFLDGNHVVATAKHFFGDGGTERGVDQGDVNGDIEELKAIHAVPYPAAIAAGVQTIMASFNSINGRKMHGNEALLTGVLRGELGFEGLVVGDWNGHGQIQGCTNDDCAQALLAGLDIYMVPDDWKTLTETLVAQVRDGTIPMARVDEAVTRVLRVKARAGLLNAPKPSERLLGGDWGVVGSDAHRAIAREAVAKSQVILKNNGVLPLKRGANVLVAGRAADSIAQAAGGWTLTWQGGTELEDDMFPGATSIWEGIEDAVEGSGGKAMRSTDGSYGDKPDVAIVVFGEKPYAEFAGDRKDLAFRDEEGLDLLRKFDAEGIPTVAVFLSGRPLWMNREMNASDAFVASWLPGGEGMGVADVLAGAKPATGKLGFSWPATCEGAPLNGTEGALFAVGYGRALTDTSATPTLDETCAALEAGAGLDWFSSGRLADGVRARAGEVDLANMIGTAPLATMRGIDRNAQEDAREITIAPGGYIEFFGTGENEAYVITYDVPDRPMGRVVISSGGARFDATQDLGIAAGKGWREMVLTQACLPGLGKTLRIDSEREFTLRIHTIRREDLPEGAECTF
- a CDS encoding LacI family DNA-binding transcriptional regulator, with protein sequence MARRRQSVTIKHVAADAGVSLQTVSRVINNEPNVRPAMKERVQASIDKLGYVPSIAAQRMSGSRSYLILALNDRERTIAEWTAREGGDWVDQMLLGGMLKAAEHGYRMLIELVDTHDDHIERELGAALSALHPDGVVLTPPHSENPQIIGLLAEHGIRFARIGSKADGPGIALTMDDEGSAADATRHLVELGHKRIGFIAGPEEYSLSDWRIDGWRAAMDEAGLPTDGLCRRGDFGYDSGVRAARELLALDRRPTAIIASSDHMTLATLETARESGLDVPRDLSLISFDNTPIVRFTNPRLTAIDQPIAATIARAVELLIDRDAEPPAQPVTISGELRIRQSTAAPLSDD
- a CDS encoding MFS transporter translates to MTETSGDLDRQSLRFLWLYALASAGGAVAYVPFLTILLPVRMSELSGGDDVAPLAYAAFAGAVIASLANIAFGWLSDRSGNRKAWIATGLVLCSLLLVSVQATHSLAELIGVIVVWQLALNLMLAPLAAWAGDMVPDRQKGLLGGLLAFSPAAGAAAGALVTWPGLAGADTRLELVALLTIAMVLPVLVTGYDRPMPHLMTRSSELSDAPRPSRGLIGRMWIARLLVQISEAALFAYLLYWFRSIDPSVTDSDTARVFSIVLVAAVPLSLLTGRWSDRTDRPILPLASAAGLSAIGLLVMALSDTLALAMTGYVLFGLVAAVFLALHSAQTLRVLPRPETRGRDLGLFNLTNTTPSLIMPLLTLGLVPGFGFDGLWLVLAGLALMACLLLATARRAA